A genome region from Candidatus Binatia bacterium includes the following:
- the mrdA gene encoding penicillin-binding protein 2 — translation MISLSSQKEVPPEFRYRTQILLAIVAVIFLFLFGRLFFLQVIDGERYTYLSENNRIRLKKVPGTRGMVLDRRGQLLVDSRPSFDLLFVPEDAPEPENTLRQLARFLGRDEAELLKLSQENKSRTPFQEIVLGKDIDWASMVAVEAHQLDLPGVTLRTRPRRSYVESGMAAHLLGYLGEIGPKQLKTQKDNGYSMGDEIGQFGLERRWEEFLRGQSGGQQVEVDALGRRVRVLHEVEDVPGYNVVLTIDKDVQQAAFEGLKGKDGAIVALDVNSGAVLAMASTPAFDPNVFARGVTSQEWRGLTTDRAYPLNNRAIQGQYPPGSTFKIVLTVASLEEETLSPTQPLACGGSLAVGNRVFRDWKKEGHGSVDLHKGLVQSCDVYYYQLGQRLGIDQIAKHARNLGLGEKTGIALDDEKPGLIPDTAWKKRRFNQPWYPGETPSAAIGQGYITVTPLQMANLMAIIGNGGTRYRPWFVKKVVSLDGSVIQEYGPEKLGAAPLKETTVAFLRDTLRDVVTAGTGGSAKSQIVSIGGKTGTAQVAEMKGAYVKSEQLAYALRDHAWFVAYAPTENPEIAVAVLVEHGGHGGSAAAPLAKSVIEKYFAVRGEPPPANRTLAGTEGDARAN, via the coding sequence ATGATCTCTTTGAGCTCTCAGAAAGAAGTGCCGCCGGAGTTTCGCTATCGCACGCAAATTCTCCTCGCGATCGTAGCGGTGATTTTTCTCTTTCTCTTCGGCCGGCTCTTCTTTCTCCAGGTCATCGACGGCGAGCGCTATACCTATCTCTCCGAGAATAATCGCATCCGGCTGAAGAAAGTGCCGGGCACGAGGGGCATGGTCCTCGACCGCCGCGGCCAACTGCTGGTCGACAGCCGCCCCTCTTTCGATCTCCTGTTCGTGCCGGAAGACGCGCCGGAACCGGAAAATACCTTGCGGCAACTGGCGCGCTTTTTGGGCCGCGACGAAGCCGAGCTGCTGAAGCTTTCGCAAGAAAATAAATCCCGCACGCCGTTCCAGGAGATCGTGCTCGGAAAAGATATCGATTGGGCCTCGATGGTCGCCGTGGAAGCGCATCAGCTCGATCTGCCGGGCGTCACGCTGAGGACCCGCCCAAGGCGGAGCTACGTGGAGAGCGGCATGGCCGCTCATCTGCTGGGCTACTTGGGAGAGATCGGTCCGAAGCAGTTGAAGACGCAAAAGGACAACGGCTACAGCATGGGAGACGAGATCGGCCAGTTCGGTCTCGAGCGGCGCTGGGAAGAATTTCTCCGCGGCCAGAGCGGCGGCCAGCAGGTGGAAGTCGACGCTCTCGGGCGGCGCGTCCGAGTGCTCCACGAAGTGGAAGACGTTCCCGGCTACAACGTCGTCTTGACGATCGACAAGGACGTTCAGCAAGCCGCATTCGAGGGGTTGAAAGGCAAAGACGGAGCGATCGTCGCCCTCGACGTCAACAGCGGAGCGGTGCTGGCCATGGCCAGCACTCCCGCGTTCGATCCCAATGTGTTTGCGCGCGGCGTCACGTCGCAAGAATGGCGCGGCCTCACGACCGACCGCGCCTACCCGCTCAATAATCGCGCCATCCAGGGCCAATATCCGCCGGGCTCCACTTTCAAGATCGTCTTGACGGTCGCGTCGCTCGAAGAAGAGACGCTTTCGCCCACACAGCCCCTCGCATGCGGCGGCTCCCTGGCGGTCGGAAACCGCGTCTTCCGCGACTGGAAAAAAGAGGGGCATGGGTCGGTCGACCTGCACAAAGGCCTGGTGCAGTCGTGCGACGTTTATTATTACCAGTTGGGCCAGCGCCTCGGCATCGATCAAATCGCGAAGCACGCGCGCAACCTTGGACTGGGAGAAAAAACCGGCATCGCCCTCGACGACGAGAAGCCCGGCCTCATCCCCGACACCGCATGGAAAAAGCGCCGTTTCAACCAACCCTGGTATCCCGGCGAAACGCCGTCGGCGGCGATCGGCCAGGGTTACATCACGGTGACGCCGCTGCAGATGGCCAACCTGATGGCGATCATCGGCAACGGCGGAACGCGCTACCGGCCCTGGTTCGTGAAGAAAGTGGTGTCCCTGGACGGCTCCGTGATTCAGGAGTACGGTCCGGAAAAGCTCGGCGCCGCGCCGCTCAAAGAAACCACCGTGGCCTTCCTGCGCGATACGTTGCGCGACGTAGTGACCGCCGGCACGGGCGGAAGCGCGAAATCGCAAATCGTCTCGATCGGGGGAAAAACCGGCACGGCCCAGGTGGCGGAGATGAAAGGCGCCTATGTCAAGAGCGAACAGCTCGCCTACGCCCTTCGCGACCATGCCTGGTTCGTCGCTTACGCCCCGACCGAGAACCCCGAGATCGCGGTGGCCGTTCTGGTCGAGCATGGAGGCCACGGCGGCTCGGCGGCGGCGCCTTTGGCGAAGAGCGTGATCGAAAAATACTTCGCCGTCCGCGGCGAGCCGCCGCCCGCCAATCGAACGCTCGCCGGCACCGAAGGAGACGCGCGTGCCAATTGA
- the rodA gene encoding rod shape-determining protein RodA, with amino-acid sequence MPIDRRLAAHFDWTLFGIVVGLIFLGILTIYSATYSVSEHQGSGLATKQFYWFLIGIVALVTATTFDYHRVDRIAYPFYGVILVLLGIVFFIGHSGGGSQRWIHLGFFTLQPSELAKLAIVLALTKFLQYDEPPAGYRLRDLWMPFALMAPLAVLTLIQPDLGTAVIIVVVFFSMILMGGLKLRSFLYLAAAGLTFLPLGWHFLKEYQRNRIWTFLNPDLDPLGAGYHVIQSKIAVGSGRWFGKGFLNGTQNRLDFLPAQHTDFIFAVFAEEWGLIGCLILLALYLALTVVALGIVSRAKDRIGALLAFGVLSIFFAHVVVNICMVTGLMPVVGIPLPLLSYGGSSMVSMMVAMGLLINVSMRRFTF; translated from the coding sequence GTGCCAATTGACCGCCGCCTCGCCGCCCATTTCGACTGGACGCTCTTCGGTATCGTCGTCGGCCTGATCTTCTTGGGAATTCTCACGATCTACAGCGCGACCTACAGCGTCAGCGAGCACCAGGGCAGCGGCTTGGCCACGAAACAGTTTTACTGGTTTCTGATCGGCATCGTCGCCCTGGTGACGGCGACGACCTTCGACTACCACCGGGTGGACCGCATCGCTTATCCATTTTACGGCGTGATTCTCGTCTTGCTCGGGATCGTCTTTTTTATCGGCCACTCCGGAGGAGGCTCGCAGCGCTGGATTCATCTGGGATTTTTTACCTTGCAGCCGTCGGAGCTCGCCAAGCTCGCCATCGTCCTGGCGCTCACCAAGTTCCTCCAATACGACGAGCCGCCGGCCGGCTATCGCCTGCGCGATCTGTGGATGCCGTTCGCTTTGATGGCGCCGCTCGCGGTATTGACGCTCATCCAACCCGACCTCGGCACGGCGGTCATTATCGTCGTCGTCTTCTTCAGCATGATACTCATGGGAGGACTTAAGTTGCGGTCGTTTCTCTATCTGGCCGCCGCCGGCTTGACCTTTTTGCCCCTCGGCTGGCATTTTCTGAAGGAGTATCAACGAAATCGCATCTGGACTTTCTTAAATCCCGATCTCGATCCGTTGGGCGCCGGCTATCACGTCATACAATCCAAGATCGCCGTCGGCTCGGGCCGCTGGTTCGGGAAGGGCTTTCTGAACGGGACGCAGAACCGGCTCGACTTTCTCCCGGCGCAGCATACGGACTTTATCTTCGCCGTTTTCGCGGAAGAATGGGGCCTTATCGGTTGCTTGATTTTGCTCGCGCTCTATCTGGCCTTGACGGTGGTCGCGCTCGGGATCGTTTCGCGCGCCAAAGACCGCATCGGCGCGCTCCTCGCGTTCGGCGTGCTCAGCATCTTCTTCGCGCACGTGGTGGTGAACATCTGCATGGTGACCGGGCTCATGCCCGTGGTCGGAATTCCACTGCCGCTGTTGAGCTACGGCGGCTCCTCGATGGTCTCGATGATGGTGGCGATGGGCCTGCTCATCAACGTGAGCATGCGCCGGTTCACGTTCTAG
- the trxA gene encoding thioredoxin: MGKITEVSDANFEAEVLRSNLPVLVDFWAPWCGPCKAIAPIVEELAAEYDGKLKVAKLNVDNNPGTASRYGVRGIPTLLILKGGTVKDQVVGAVAKAKLVQAIGNVLGS; encoded by the coding sequence ATGGGAAAGATAACGGAGGTCAGCGACGCGAACTTCGAAGCCGAAGTGCTTCGGTCGAACTTGCCCGTGCTGGTAGATTTCTGGGCGCCGTGGTGCGGTCCGTGCAAGGCGATCGCGCCGATCGTCGAGGAGCTGGCGGCGGAGTACGACGGCAAGCTCAAAGTCGCGAAGCTCAACGTGGACAACAATCCCGGCACGGCATCGCGCTACGGCGTGCGCGGGATCCCAACGCTGCTGATTCTCAAAGGCGGTACGGTCAAGGACCAGGTCGTCGGCGCCGTCGCCAAGGCCAAGCTTGTCCAGGCGATCGGAAATGTTCTGGGATCATAA
- a CDS encoding leucyl aminopeptidase, translating to MEIKFQDQQPERIKTGLLAVPVREKQLDGPVIRRLDRLLHGGLAERVKKSQFTGAEGSSLSYSTAGRMPAANLVLIGLGKAEEVGADSWRKAGARARKEASALGAEDVGFFFSPEKEAELAAGAVAEGVLLASYQFNKYRSERKPSAALRSFILFRPGLSRSSGMVRAVKLALDIAPGVSLARDLVNEPPSVATARYLGEQAQRHCRGKSLSVEVWNKKKIEAMNLAGLLAVNRGSAEEPRFIVIRYRPAGKGKKKVALVGKGITFDSGGLSLKPAKSMETMKLDMAGGAAIIGAMSRLPGLGLPVEVTGYIPTTDNLPGGSAQKPGDIIRYLNGKTIEVLNTDAEGRLILADGLALAAKEKPDYIVNLATLTGACMVALGTEVAGIFSNNQALADALIRSGRESGEKLWQLPLVKEYRDEIKSSVADMKNIGGSYGGAITAALILQEFVDGVPWAHLDIAGPAFAEKDMLTSPKGGTGFGVRTLLRFLSTL from the coding sequence ATGGAAATAAAATTTCAAGACCAACAACCTGAAAGGATCAAGACCGGGCTTTTAGCCGTTCCGGTGCGGGAGAAGCAGCTCGACGGGCCGGTGATCCGGCGGCTCGACCGCCTGCTCCACGGCGGCCTCGCCGAGCGAGTGAAGAAAAGCCAATTCACCGGCGCCGAGGGCAGCTCGTTGTCCTACAGCACCGCGGGCCGGATGCCGGCGGCGAACCTCGTGCTGATCGGGTTGGGCAAAGCGGAGGAGGTCGGCGCCGATTCCTGGAGAAAAGCCGGCGCGCGCGCGCGCAAGGAAGCTTCGGCGCTCGGCGCGGAGGACGTCGGTTTTTTCTTTTCCCCGGAAAAAGAGGCGGAGCTTGCCGCTGGCGCCGTCGCCGAGGGCGTTCTGCTCGCGTCCTACCAGTTCAACAAATATCGCTCGGAGCGGAAGCCGTCGGCTGCTCTAAGGTCGTTTATCTTGTTTCGGCCGGGTCTTAGCCGAAGCAGCGGCATGGTCCGCGCGGTAAAGCTGGCGCTCGATATCGCTCCGGGCGTGTCTCTGGCGCGCGATCTAGTGAACGAGCCTCCGTCGGTCGCCACGGCGCGCTATCTGGGCGAGCAGGCCCAGCGCCATTGCCGGGGAAAGAGCCTCAGCGTCGAGGTGTGGAACAAAAAGAAGATCGAGGCGATGAATCTCGCGGGACTTCTCGCGGTCAATCGCGGCAGCGCGGAGGAGCCGCGCTTCATCGTGATTCGCTACCGGCCCGCCGGTAAGGGGAAGAAAAAGGTCGCTCTCGTAGGAAAGGGAATTACCTTCGACTCCGGCGGGCTGTCGTTGAAGCCGGCGAAATCGATGGAGACGATGAAGCTCGATATGGCGGGCGGCGCGGCGATCATCGGCGCTATGAGCCGGCTGCCCGGGCTTGGACTGCCCGTCGAAGTCACCGGCTATATTCCCACCACCGACAACCTGCCGGGCGGCAGCGCGCAAAAGCCGGGCGATATCATCCGGTATCTGAACGGCAAGACCATCGAGGTGCTCAACACCGACGCCGAAGGGAGATTGATCCTGGCCGACGGTTTGGCTCTCGCCGCCAAAGAAAAGCCCGACTATATCGTCAACCTGGCGACGCTCACCGGCGCCTGCATGGTCGCGCTCGGAACGGAGGTCGCCGGAATCTTCAGCAACAACCAGGCGCTCGCGGACGCTCTCATTCGCTCGGGAAGAGAGTCGGGAGAAAAGCTCTGGCAGCTTCCCCTGGTCAAGGAATACCGTGACGAGATCAAGAGCAGCGTCGCGGACATGAAAAATATCGGCGGGTCGTACGGCGGCGCGATCACGGCGGCGCTGATTCTCCAGGAATTCGTCGACGGCGTGCCGTGGGCGCATCTCGATATTGCGGGTCCGGCCTTCGCGGAGAAGGACATGCTCACTTCTCCCAAGGGCGGCACCGGCTTCGGCGTCAGAACACTGCTCAGATTTCTCTCGACACTCTAG
- the folE gene encoding GTP cyclohydrolase I FolE — protein MEEHIRLILKSIGEDPDREGLRRTPKRVSDALAFLTRGYRMNLDEVINNAVFTEEYSEMIVQKNIDFYSLCEHHLLPFFGKAHVAYLPQHKIIGVSKLARVVDVFSSRLQVQERLTSQIATTLMEKLNPLGVGVVIEAEHLCMRMRGVEKQNSMIITSTLLGAFRTRQETRNEFMNLIRSRD, from the coding sequence ATGGAAGAACACATCCGCCTGATCCTCAAATCCATCGGCGAAGATCCGGACCGCGAAGGGCTGCGCCGAACGCCGAAGCGGGTGAGCGACGCGCTCGCGTTTCTCACCCGCGGCTATCGGATGAACCTGGACGAGGTGATCAACAACGCCGTGTTCACCGAAGAGTACTCGGAAATGATCGTCCAGAAGAACATCGACTTCTATTCCCTCTGCGAGCACCATTTGCTGCCGTTCTTCGGCAAGGCGCACGTCGCTTATCTTCCGCAGCACAAGATCATCGGCGTCTCCAAGCTGGCCCGCGTGGTCGACGTCTTCTCGAGCCGGCTGCAGGTACAGGAACGGCTGACGAGCCAGATCGCCACCACGCTGATGGAAAAACTCAACCCGCTGGGAGTGGGGGTCGTGATCGAGGCGGAGCATTTGTGCATGAGAATGCGCGGCGTGGAGAAGCAGAATTCGATGATCATTACGAGCACGCTGCTCGGCGCCTTCCGCACGCGGCAAGAAACGCGCAACGAGTTTATGAATTTGATTCGGTCGCGGGACTAA
- a CDS encoding cytochrome c biogenesis protein CcdA, whose translation MTDINFIVAFTSGLLSFLSPCVLPVIPSYLSFISGVSLEEMRGPRAQSLVRRRVVLNSLAFILGFSVVFVSLGVSASFLGGLFAGYRRLIRVAGGALIVIVGIYLLGVFKISALDRYFQVNLKDKPAGYLGSALIGVTFAVAWIPCVGPILGAILTWAATSSRVSEGVFLLSGYAAGLALPFFLSAVAVNSFFHFSQAFRRYIGYVHAAAGVLLVIVGVLLMTDYFTLLNSYAIRFTPQWLYQRL comes from the coding sequence ATGACCGACATCAATTTTATCGTCGCATTCACATCGGGGCTGCTTTCTTTTCTCTCTCCCTGTGTATTGCCCGTCATCCCTTCTTATTTGTCGTTCATCTCCGGCGTGTCGCTGGAGGAGATGAGGGGTCCGCGGGCGCAGAGCCTGGTCCGGCGCCGCGTCGTGCTCAATTCGCTGGCGTTTATCCTGGGATTCTCCGTCGTCTTTGTCTCGCTCGGCGTCTCCGCCAGTTTTTTGGGCGGTCTATTTGCGGGATACCGCCGGTTGATCCGCGTCGCCGGCGGCGCGCTGATCGTTATCGTCGGCATTTACCTCTTGGGAGTTTTTAAAATATCCGCCCTCGATCGTTATTTCCAGGTGAATCTGAAAGACAAGCCGGCGGGCTACTTGGGCTCGGCGTTGATCGGTGTCACCTTTGCCGTGGCCTGGATCCCGTGCGTCGGGCCGATTCTCGGCGCGATCCTCACTTGGGCGGCAACGTCGAGCCGGGTGAGCGAAGGCGTGTTTCTTCTGAGCGGCTACGCGGCGGGACTTGCGCTGCCGTTTTTTCTGAGCGCCGTTGCGGTGAACTCTTTCTTCCACTTCTCGCAGGCGTTCCGCCGTTACATCGGGTATGTCCACGCCGCGGCGGGAGTTCTGCTCGTGATCGTCGGCGTTCTCTTGATGACCGACTACTTCACGCTGCTCAACAGCTATGCCATCCGATTCACGCCGCAGTGGCTGTATCAAAGATTGTAG
- a CDS encoding TlpA disulfide reductase family protein, translating to MISQRFIASLFLLLSALWFGNGESWGQSGRAPGLNYKLVPNLEPMKDASPTPDFTLPDLSGKKASLKDFRGKLVLLNFWATWCVPCREEMPAMERLYQQFKSKGFTIVAVDVKDSRKDALQFLKELKITYPVMFDPEGEVGLLYGAWGLPATYLIGSKGEGLARMWGPASWDGAAAKQLIQELLDGKR from the coding sequence ATGATTAGCCAGCGGTTCATTGCGTCGCTTTTTCTTCTGCTTTCGGCTCTCTGGTTTGGAAACGGAGAGAGTTGGGGCCAGAGCGGTCGCGCTCCCGGGCTGAACTACAAGCTCGTTCCCAATCTGGAGCCGATGAAGGACGCTTCGCCGACTCCAGATTTTACCCTTCCCGATCTGTCCGGAAAGAAAGCGTCGCTGAAAGATTTTCGCGGCAAGCTGGTCCTGCTCAACTTTTGGGCCACCTGGTGCGTGCCCTGCCGGGAGGAGATGCCGGCGATGGAGCGGCTGTACCAGCAGTTTAAGAGCAAGGGCTTCACGATCGTCGCCGTGGACGTGAAAGACAGCCGCAAGGACGCGCTGCAGTTTTTAAAGGAACTCAAAATCACCTATCCCGTCATGTTCGATCCCGAAGGCGAAGTCGGTCTTCTTTATGGAGCTTGGGGGTTGCCCGCGACTTATCTGATTGGCTCCAAGGGCGAGGGCTTGGCGAGAATGTGGGGCCCGGCGTCGTGGGACGGTGCCGCCGCCAAACAGCTCATCCAAGAGCTGCTCGACGGCAAGCGATGA
- a CDS encoding redoxin domain-containing protein, whose product MKRKGSTLAMVFSLLLFLPPTLLLAVEVGDKAPDFELASTKGGKLKLSSLRGKNVLINFYVLDYSPVUIEHILSSGADNYTKFQAENTEVLGISANATFSQKAFADFMKLNYPLLSDFQDQKAMKAFGVLNETTRRATRSYFIIDKEGIIRFKSVRPSNREQDLISTDELLKEVKKINLR is encoded by the coding sequence ATGAAGAGAAAAGGTTCTACCCTAGCAATGGTTTTTTCCCTTCTGCTCTTTCTGCCTCCAACTCTGCTTCTCGCGGTGGAGGTAGGGGATAAGGCACCGGACTTTGAGCTAGCTAGCACCAAAGGGGGAAAACTCAAGTTAAGCAGCCTTCGGGGGAAAAATGTGCTGATTAATTTTTACGTGCTCGACTATAGTCCAGTCTGAATTGAGCATATTCTGTCGTCCGGTGCGGACAATTATACTAAATTCCAGGCAGAGAATACCGAGGTTTTAGGCATAAGTGCCAACGCCACCTTTTCCCAGAAAGCCTTTGCGGATTTCATGAAATTGAATTACCCCCTTCTCAGTGATTTTCAGGATCAAAAGGCTATGAAGGCCTTTGGTGTACTTAATGAAACAACACGCCGTGCCACGCGGTCCTATTTTATCATCGACAAGGAGGGGATCATCCGTTTTAAGAGCGTTAGGCCCAGCAATCGGGAACAAGACCTTATTTCCACTGACGAGCTGCTGAAGGAAGTGAAGAAAATCAATCTGCGTTAG
- a CDS encoding ABC transporter substrate-binding protein, producing the protein MNLSLVLVIVALGAGATMAGAQPPAKVHRIGYLTSASGLGPLEEAFRQGLRELGYVEGKNVAIEYRLAHGKLDRLFDLAVELVRFKVDIIVTPSTLDALAAQRATRTIPIVMAASGDAVGTGLVASLARPGGNVTGLTALSRELSGKRLELLKEAVRGLSRVAVLWNAANPDKARDLEETLVAAGTLGLQIQSLEVRVGNDLESAFRAAKSKRAGALFTLADTLTIAHQSRIVDLATKGGLPTLFQTRDFVDAGGLMCYGPSDADLYRRAATYVDKILRGSKPGDLPVEQPKRFDLIINLKTAKKIGLTVPPEILVRADKVIR; encoded by the coding sequence ATGAATCTTAGCCTTGTTCTAGTCATAGTGGCGCTCGGCGCGGGCGCAACGATGGCAGGGGCGCAGCCGCCAGCGAAAGTCCACAGGATAGGTTACCTAACGTCCGCCTCCGGGCTCGGGCCCCTCGAGGAGGCATTTCGGCAAGGCTTACGCGAGCTAGGCTATGTTGAGGGAAAGAACGTCGCCATTGAGTACCGACTGGCACATGGAAAACTCGATCGGCTCTTCGATCTCGCTGTTGAGCTGGTCCGTTTCAAAGTTGACATCATTGTGACGCCGAGCACGCTAGACGCCCTTGCTGCTCAGCGAGCGACCAGGACGATCCCCATCGTCATGGCTGCCAGTGGCGATGCTGTTGGTACCGGGCTCGTCGCCAGCCTCGCGCGGCCAGGAGGGAACGTCACGGGGCTGACCGCTCTTTCCCGGGAGCTGAGCGGGAAACGGTTGGAGCTGCTCAAGGAGGCGGTTCGCGGACTCTCGCGCGTGGCGGTCCTCTGGAATGCGGCCAATCCTGACAAGGCCCGCGATCTCGAAGAGACGCTGGTCGCGGCAGGGACCTTGGGGTTGCAGATTCAATCCCTGGAGGTGCGGGTTGGCAACGATCTCGAAAGCGCATTCCGAGCCGCTAAAAGCAAGCGCGCCGGCGCTCTTTTTACGCTGGCGGACACCCTTACCATTGCTCACCAATCGAGGATCGTCGACCTCGCGACAAAGGGGGGCCTTCCAACACTGTTCCAGACAAGGGATTTTGTGGATGCTGGCGGCCTCATGTGCTATGGGCCGAGCGATGCCGACTTGTACAGGCGCGCAGCGACGTACGTGGACAAGATCCTCAGAGGCTCCAAACCCGGCGACCTGCCCGTAGAGCAGCCGAAGCGGTTTGATCTAATCATCAACCTCAAGACAGCCAAGAAGATCGGTCTTACTGTACCGCCGGAAATTCTCGTCCGGGCAGATAAAGTGATAAGGTGA
- a CDS encoding alpha/beta fold hydrolase, which produces MEKWIGKILIDVSPPEKVKFKAPLILIHGAWTSSRCWRRWATHLANLGWECWAVNFRGRFEENALEALKRVNFQDCVEDLKQVIRAAEFPPVLLGHDLGGLAARQAAAKERISALVLLASLPPSEVAPELPRALRLLRLKYSPLLFLRRPFRIEEKDFRKNWLNALPPAAHPEALRSLVPESPDLIREFFDRRARLDPKSIPAPILVVAARDDRVAPADSLRRFAELIGAEFREYAGHGHWIMDEDEGEEITRDCHRWVVQKSAEEILLADLLEHP; this is translated from the coding sequence ATGGAAAAGTGGATCGGCAAAATTCTCATCGACGTCTCGCCGCCGGAGAAAGTAAAGTTCAAAGCTCCGCTGATCTTGATTCACGGAGCATGGACGTCGAGCCGCTGCTGGCGCAGGTGGGCGACTCATCTTGCCAATTTAGGCTGGGAATGCTGGGCGGTAAATTTCCGCGGACGCTTCGAAGAAAATGCTCTCGAAGCGTTGAAGCGAGTAAACTTTCAGGATTGCGTGGAAGATCTCAAGCAGGTGATCCGCGCCGCCGAGTTTCCGCCGGTGCTCTTGGGGCACGATTTGGGAGGACTGGCGGCGCGCCAGGCCGCGGCGAAAGAACGTATATCGGCGCTGGTCCTGCTCGCAAGCTTGCCGCCGAGCGAAGTGGCGCCGGAGTTGCCGCGCGCGCTGCGGCTCTTGCGGTTAAAGTACTCGCCGCTGCTCTTTTTGCGCCGGCCGTTTCGCATCGAGGAGAAAGATTTCCGCAAAAACTGGCTCAACGCGCTGCCGCCCGCCGCACACCCGGAGGCGCTCCGATCTCTCGTGCCCGAGTCTCCCGACCTGATCCGGGAATTTTTCGACCGGCGTGCCAGGCTCGATCCCAAGTCCATTCCTGCGCCGATTCTCGTCGTCGCCGCGCGCGACGATCGGGTGGCGCCGGCGGATTCGCTGCGACGATTCGCGGAGCTGATCGGCGCGGAATTTCGCGAGTACGCCGGCCACGGCCACTGGATCATGGATGAGGACGAGGGCGAGGAAATCACGAGAGACTGCCACCGCTGGGTCGTGCAAAAATCGGCTGAGGAAATCTTGCTCGCTGACTTATTGGAACATCCCTGA
- a CDS encoding IS1595 family transposase translates to MKTQITLPTTLLEAIRYFSDPDVCLEFVRELRWPHGVECPHCGSEKVTFLKNARLWKCHTKHAKQKFSVKVGTIFEDSPIGLDKWLAAVWMIANCKNGISSYEIHREIGVTQKTGWFMMHRIRLAMQTGSFKKFSGQVEADETFIGGAARNMHWRKKQAREVKGRGSVGKTAVMGLLERHPRNGSQVKLTVVPNTRWNTLQRKVRENVERGTEMHTDALLSYTGLEHDYLHRVIDHAESYVKGHIHTNGLENFWSLLKRGLKGTYVSVEPFHLFRYLDEQTFRFNTRRGTNAERFAEVMQMVAGKRLTYEKLTGKESGDGLLPS, encoded by the coding sequence ATGAAAACACAAATCACATTGCCGACGACTCTGCTTGAGGCGATCCGCTACTTCTCCGATCCTGACGTGTGCCTTGAATTCGTCAGAGAGCTTCGCTGGCCGCATGGCGTGGAATGCCCGCACTGCGGATCGGAGAAAGTGACGTTCCTGAAAAATGCGCGTCTCTGGAAGTGTCACACGAAACACGCCAAGCAAAAATTCTCGGTCAAGGTCGGAACAATTTTTGAGGATAGTCCTATCGGCCTGGACAAGTGGCTTGCTGCCGTATGGATGATAGCGAATTGTAAGAATGGCATTAGCTCCTATGAGATTCACAGAGAGATAGGCGTAACTCAAAAGACCGGATGGTTTATGATGCACCGAATTCGCCTAGCAATGCAGACTGGATCGTTCAAAAAGTTTTCCGGTCAGGTTGAAGCCGACGAAACTTTTATTGGTGGTGCCGCTCGTAATATGCACTGGAGAAAGAAACAGGCGCGAGAAGTGAAGGGACGCGGATCGGTCGGCAAAACAGCCGTGATGGGACTTCTGGAACGTCATCCGCGCAACGGTAGTCAGGTTAAACTTACCGTTGTCCCCAATACCCGATGGAACACCCTACAGAGAAAAGTCAGAGAGAATGTTGAGCGTGGAACCGAGATGCACACGGACGCGCTTCTCTCCTATACCGGACTTGAGCATGACTACCTGCATCGCGTCATAGATCACGCTGAGAGCTACGTTAAAGGACATATCCACACCAACGGCCTCGAAAACTTCTGGAGCCTCTTAAAACGCGGCCTCAAGGGAACCTACGTTAGCGTTGAGCCGTTTCACCTGTTCCGCTACCTCGATGAACAGACTTTCCGGTTCAATACCCGGAGAGGTACAAACGCGGAGAGATTCGCGGAAGTGATGCAGATGGTTGCTGGGAAGCGTCTTACCTATGAGAAGCTAACTGGTAAAGAGAGTGGAGACGGTCTTTTGCCATCGTAG